From Aegilops tauschii subsp. strangulata cultivar AL8/78 chromosome 5, Aet v6.0, whole genome shotgun sequence:
AAGGAACTTGACGACCAAGTAGGATCCAATCCCGTCCCGTTAAAAGGATCGGAAATGATGGGCAATATAAACTGGAAGATCGAGAACAAATCAGAGATCAAATCCAATGGAGGCGTGCTTCCTCCCCACCGACCTGCTGGTGGAGATCCTGCTCCGGCTCCCGCCCagcgcccgccgccgcgcccgcctcGTCTGCAAGCTCTGGCACGACCTCGTCGCCGAGCACACCACGGAGATGCAGAGCCGCGCCAAGGTCCTCCTCTGGCAcgccggctccgccgccgcctacgtcgtcgacgacctctcctcctcctccacgggGAGCTACACGGAGCTGTGGCGAATCGCCCGCGTGCCCGGCGAGCGCACATATTACTACCCGGATGAGGTGCAGCTGGTGGGCACGTGCAACGGCCTCCTCTGCATATGCGACAACCGCGGCGAGAGGACCGGCGGCACCGTCACCCTCGTCAACCCGGCAACCGGGGAGAAGCTGTCCATCCCGCCGCTACCAGGCGCCGCCCAGTTCGCGCTAAACTACCACTGCCAGAAGTGGGACAGGGCGTACAGCTTCGCCTACCACCCGACGTCCGGGCAGTACAAGGTGGTGCACGTCCCGTGCAGCTTCGACCGGGTCTGCGACTATGACGCCGCACATGTGCTCACGCTTGGGGAGGCGGCCTGGCGGGAGGTGCCGGACTCCAATGGCAAGAGATGCAACCTCCACGCCGGCATCGTCAGTGTCGACGGCGTGACATACTGGGTCACGGACGGCGGCACCGCGAGGATTGTCTCGCTCGACCTCGATGATGAGCACGTCGCCTCCTCCACCATGGCGTTGCCTTCTCTGCCGGACAAGCCTGACGACTACAACTTGACCGAGGTGGACGGGAGGCTGGGAGTCGTCCTCCGCAGCCCCTCGGGGACAAGGGAAGCGTGGGTTCGGGACAAGGGGAAGTGGATCTGCCGGTACGTGCTCAGGTGCAAATGGCAGCAGATTCCACGCCCGTACTTCGCGCACGGCGAATACTTCCTGAAGTTTGAGGGCAGATTGTTGTTGTATGTGTACTCACGGAAGTCCGGCGTCGTGAAGGTTAGTCGCAAGGATGAGGGAAGGCTGGTGGCCAAGATGAAAGATGATAGCTACGGTTCTAACTACCAAACCTTTGCGTATGTCAAGACGTCTGAGCCATTAGGTGTTTACGATGGAACCAAGTAGGGTAGAGTTAG
This genomic window contains:
- the LOC109753234 gene encoding putative F-box protein At3g10240, with translation MEACFLPTDLLVEILLRLPPSARRRARLVCKLWHDLVAEHTTEMQSRAKVLLWHAGSAAAYLVGTCNGLLCICDNRGERTGGTVTLVNPATGEKLSIPPLPGAAQFALNYHCQKWDRAYSFAYHPTSGQYKVVHVPCSFDRVCDYDAAHVLTLGEAAWREVPDSNGKRCNLHAGIVSVDGVTYWVTDGGTARIVSLDLDDEHVASSTMALPSLPDKPDDYNLTEVDGRLGVVLRSPSGTREAWVRDKGKWICRYVLRCKWQQIPRPYFAHGEYFLKFEGRLLLYVYSRKSGVVKVSRKDEGRLVAKMKDDSYGSNYQTFAYVKTSEPLGVYDGTK